The nucleotide sequence CTCCTAATTCTAGACTAGCTGTTAAATTATAACGCTTGGATTCGTTAAGATTTCTTTCAGAAATATTTTTTTCCAAACTACCAAAACCAACAGTACTCATCGACCCTGCAAAAGCTAAATTTGCAAAGTCAGCTAATCTCAATCTCACCTGAGTTCTAGCTGCCCAGCCACCCTTTTCGTTAAAATCGCTTAATCTTAATTCATTAACCCAAACTTCACCCGATTTAGATGTACCGTTACCAGACCCAGGATTTCTGACTCCAATCATTATTGTTTTTACATTTCCTAGATTTGGATTTCCTTTTATTGAAATAGTATTTTCATTTTCGTCAAAACTATATATATCTTGATATGTAAATTCACTATTCACACGCATAGAATCATTTCTTAATTGTTTTACTGATTGTAATAATTCAAGAGGTATGTTAATTCTATTTTGTGATGGCCATATCAACTGTGGGTCTGAATCACCCCATTGAGTAATTTTTAATGGTATTTCATATTCATAATAATTACTAATATAGTCTGTGCCTATTCGTAAAAACAAATTCAAAGAATCATCTTCTAAACCATTCTCCTGAATACTTTCTAAGTGACTATACATTTCAATTGTTTTATAATTACGCATATCCATACTAACATTTTTAAATGCTGCACGGGAATCGCCATCCTCTAAATCAATTATTTTTAAGACCATTGACTGTTCATTTTGTTGCTGCAGGCTAGTTGCACCATAATATGTTTCTCTTTGAATACCGGGTGGGAGTACATATGGAACAGGAAAACGTGATCCATTTTCTTCAAAATTTACAACCGATATATCAAATTGCGTGGTACCATTATTAATATCCAAATCATTCAAATCATTTAAATATCTACGCCATTCTCCTCTTACTAAATCAAATGATGCAAACCTACATACTATGCTTTCATTAAATCCACTAAAAAATGTTCTAATAAATCTAATCGACTTAAAATCCTGAATACTACCAATTTTATCACTGTAAGATTGTATAGGAATTTTAAACTGTATCCATCTAGCATTATTATTTGGTCCTACATTATCAATTATGTCATTTATATAATTTGAACCTATTTCTAAACTTTCAGGTTTTAATGAAATTTTATATTGATAATAACTCTCAACTTCACTTAAAGTTTGGTCGTTATTAATATCCTCAACATCTGGTAAATTTGTAGAAGATGTTGGATATTCCTCAGTTGATTGCTCTGAAGTTGGTGAATTTCCTTGAACTCCGTTATAATTCTTATATCTTTCTAAGATTGATGTTTCATTATTATCAAAATCCGAACTTCTAAAATATTTAAAATTATCAGATGAAGGATCCTCAAATGCTTTTTGGTATGCTAATGTATTCTCTCCAAAATAATTAAAAACTCGGTCTACATAAGAAATATTAACACCTCCATTTTCGTATGTAAATGATCTTTCATTTTCATCATCTAATCCATCATAACCTAAATCTTGATTAATTCTTGCACCCTCATTATTATCAAAAGCATTTACTAAAGATTGAATTGATGGGACCCGTCCCCAAACTGTCGTATCTATATTATTATCCGAACCATCAATAGATAATCCGTTCTCAAAACTTTTTCTTGAATCCTTTAAAATATCCTCCGATATATTCCCTAAATTGAGGTATAAATAACCTCCGTCATGATTTGGATTGTCTAGAAAGGGATCTAACATCCAGAACTCTATAAACTCAATGTTGGCTGCTTCGAAGTCATTAGTTTCTATTTTTCTTGTTATACCACCCCATCTACTTTCAGGTGAATTTAAATCTCCAAACTCATTAATACCTGCAGAATAAATTGAAGGTTCAACATCAAAATTATATGGACCTCTTTCAGCAGGATAAAAAGCTACATCAAAGGTTCTTAATCTTTGTGGTTGACCATTAACAATATCTTTGTTTGGAAAAATTTCAGTTATTAAAACCTCTCTTACATAATTGTTTTCTTGTTGACCAGGATCATTACTAATGTGTGATGGAGTTATTGAGCTATTTCTTTGAAATAAAGGGTCTATTACATACCATGCTAATTTGGCTCTATTATATCCATATTCAATATTATTGCTTTGAAATGCCTCAGCGAAATACCCCTCTGCATTATTTAAATTGCCTGTAGGGGCAGAAGATAAAGACCATGCAGTTGAATTTCTAATATCAATAACAGACTGACTATTTTCAAAATCATCAATGTAAGAAGTACCCGTGTCATCAATATTTATGGAATTCGGATGTCCAGGAATAAAATAAGCAAATTCTGAGTTTACCGCAATATTAGATGTTTCCTTTGTTTCTATTAATGGTAATTTATCAATTAATTTTGTTAAAAAACGTGAATCTCTTGAGAAGGAACTATTTAAACCTACTATTGTATTTGAAATTGGCTCATCTCCAATATTAATTTTTTGAGTTAGGGGCTTTTCTGTTAAGTTTAAAGCACTTACTCCTAAAATGAAATCTTTATTGAATCTATAATCTAAATGTGCACCCATAAATCTCTTTGATTGGAAATTAAATAAAGAATTATTTTCTAATGTGATTCTGATTGGTTCAGAAGAACTTAACACACCCTCATCAATAATCCTAACTCTACCCATTGTATAATCAACAGTATAATGGATATTTTCCTCTAAGGATCGGCCTCCAGATGTAACTTTAACTGAACCATCAGGAATATTCATTGCATTTAATGATATCTCAGACCCGATAGATGATTTGTACTGACCACGAAGTAAAAATTTATTTAATTCTGCCAACTGTTGTGCGGCAGCTTGTGTTGAGTCATAGAGTGCATCAAAACAATAATTATTTGCAAGATTATCAGTACTTGGAAAATCACAATTATCACCAAATTTCTCCCTCAAGTAACAACCAAATGGCTCCAACATTGGAAAATATACTCGTCCGTTTGATGAATTAATTAATATGCCATCGAGAAAATCAAAAACACCATCAGATCCTGGGTCATTATTAGAATTTAAATTATCAACATTAAAAACTTGTAATAAAGGAGTGTTAATAATACCTTGCGGTCCTTCAGTTAAAAAGTTGACTGGTGCTCCAAGCTCTGGATTTTCATATAAAATGTCTAAAATAAAATCTTGTTGATTTATTTGATACGCACCTAAAGAATAAACATTTTTCATTAATAAATTCCAATTAGGCTCATTTACGTCTAGCACTGTAGATTTCAACAATTTCAACATTAAAGTATTGGGTGATGTCAAGTCAGTAGAAAACTCCCCTACTTGATATGTAACTCCTCCACTAGTGTATTGAAAGGCTACCGCTAACACTTCATCCGAATTTAATGCTTGATTTAATGAAATAAAACCTAACTGGGCATGATAAGAATACTCAGAACTTGATAATCTTCTTGCATTTTCTATTTTCTCATAATCAATTGCTTGATCAAAAAAATTATTACCATCTAAGGTATACTGTGAAAAAGCAGATGTAATTTCATCAATTAATCTTATAGAATCACCCGTTTCGGAAGCCACATTTTCAATAAAACTACCATTAGGATTTAATGAATTATTTGCATTGCTGGGATAATAAGGAGGAAAAGCAACCTGATCGACTACAACGAGCGGACTAGACAGGTTTTGAGCTTCTCCAAGATCTTGAAATGCTAATATATTCCTTGTATTTATAGTTGAAGAATTTTTATTAGTAATATAAACTTCTATTTTAGTGATATTTATTGGTGAAGTAATAATAGGCAAGTTCTGCATGGCCGCATTATAATTCTCATAAAAGTACTGTGACAAGAAAAAATGTTTATTAGATTCATAATTATCAATCGATAGCTCAAAATCTGTCAATTGTGCCCCTCCTTGAATTTCAATCGATGAAGTCTCACTTTTTTGTTCAGAAAAAACAGTAGTTAATGTTGTTTTACCAAATTGGAACTTGGTTTTTACCCCAAATAAACTTTGGGCACCTGTAATTAAAGAACCAGCTAATGGTAAGCTAACATTACCTAACTCAATTTTTTTTACTATATCATCATCATCACCCGTATACTCTAATTTAATTTCATTTTCGAATTCAAATGTAGCTTCTGTGTCATAATTTGCACGCAATTGCAATTTGTCACCAATTGTTCCAACTACATTCATTTGTATTCTTTCATCAAAATTAAAAGATGTTGTTTTTCTTTGTTGTTCTGGTAATGCGGGGTTATCTATTTTATTTATGACACCCGAAAAAATTAACTCTGCTGAACCTTGAGGTTTAATATCAACAAGAGAACCACCGAAAACCTTATTAATTAATTGACCACTAGAATTTACTTTCCCTAAATCATCACTAATTCTGTTTCTACTAATTCGTTCTTTCCAGTAATTATTAAATTTTTGTTTAAATAGATACTTACGATATTCCTCAACTGAAAAATATCTAGGTAAAGACATAGTGTGTCCTCCTATAAATTTAGTGATAAATATCAAATCACTATCATCATCATATTGTACGCTATCAATA is from Flavobacteriales bacterium TMED191 and encodes:
- the sprA gene encoding cell surface protein SprA; translation: MFCQNDSIPNSGLNLNWIESPENFIDSVQYDDDSDLIFITKFIGGHTMSLPRYFSVEEYRKYLFKQKFNNYWKERISRNRISDDLGKVNSSGQLINKVFGGSLVDIKPQGSAELIFSGVINKIDNPALPEQQRKTTSFNFDERIQMNVVGTIGDKLQLRANYDTEATFEFENEIKLEYTGDDDDIVKKIELGNVSLPLAGSLITGAQSLFGVKTKFQFGKTTLTTVFSEQKSETSSIEIQGGAQLTDFELSIDNYESNKHFFLSQYFYENYNAAMQNLPIITSPINITKIEVYITNKNSSTINTRNILAFQDLGEAQNLSSPLVVVDQVAFPPYYPSNANNSLNPNGSFIENVASETGDSIRLIDEITSAFSQYTLDGNNFFDQAIDYEKIENARRLSSSEYSYHAQLGFISLNQALNSDEVLAVAFQYTSGGVTYQVGEFSTDLTSPNTLMLKLLKSTVLDVNEPNWNLLMKNVYSLGAYQINQQDFILDILYENPELGAPVNFLTEGPQGIINTPLLQVFNVDNLNSNNDPGSDGVFDFLDGILINSSNGRVYFPMLEPFGCYLREKFGDNCDFPSTDNLANNYCFDALYDSTQAAAQQLAELNKFLLRGQYKSSIGSEISLNAMNIPDGSVKVTSGGRSLEENIHYTVDYTMGRVRIIDEGVLSSSEPIRITLENNSLFNFQSKRFMGAHLDYRFNKDFILGVSALNLTEKPLTQKINIGDEPISNTIVGLNSSFSRDSRFLTKLIDKLPLIETKETSNIAVNSEFAYFIPGHPNSINIDDTGTSYIDDFENSQSVIDIRNSTAWSLSSAPTGNLNNAEGYFAEAFQSNNIEYGYNRAKLAWYVIDPLFQRNSSITPSHISNDPGQQENNYVREVLITEIFPNKDIVNGQPQRLRTFDVAFYPAERGPYNFDVEPSIYSAGINEFGDLNSPESRWGGITRKIETNDFEAANIEFIEFWMLDPFLDNPNHDGGYLYLNLGNISEDILKDSRKSFENGLSIDGSDNNIDTTVWGRVPSIQSLVNAFDNNEGARINQDLGYDGLDDENERSFTYENGGVNISYVDRVFNYFGENTLAYQKAFEDPSSDNFKYFRSSDFDNNETSILERYKNYNGVQGNSPTSEQSTEEYPTSSTNLPDVEDINNDQTLSEVESYYQYKISLKPESLEIGSNYINDIIDNVGPNNNARWIQFKIPIQSYSDKIGSIQDFKSIRFIRTFFSGFNESIVCRFASFDLVRGEWRRYLNDLNDLDINNGTTQFDISVVNFEENGSRFPVPYVLPPGIQRETYYGATSLQQQNEQSMVLKIIDLEDGDSRAAFKNVSMDMRNYKTIEMYSHLESIQENGLEDDSLNLFLRIGTDYISNYYEYEIPLKITQWGDSDPQLIWPSQNRINIPLELLQSVKQLRNDSMRVNSEFTYQDIYSFDENENTISIKGNPNLGNVKTIMIGVRNPGSGNGTSKSGEVWVNELRLSDFNEKGGWAARTQVRLRLADFANLAFAGSMSTVGFGSLEKNISERNLNESKRYNLTASLELGELFPEKSNIKLPMYISVSESVENPQYNPLDPDILLSASLDAYDTKSEKDSIKQIVQDYTKIKSINFTNVRKERALGQNNSKIYDIENFTLSYSYNEIFSRSINTEYSIRKDFNGGLGYNFNTQPKNIKPFSKVKFLKKAKYLRLIKDLNFYTLPKQFSFRTDLNRSYLETKMRNTSNVDIDLPEMYSKLFTMSRIYNMKYDLSRSVKLNFSARSHSIVDEPYGRIDTKQKRDSLFSNIFSLGRPTEYHHNFDIRYNLPISKIPILSWINTSVNYDAGYDWRSSSLAAEDFGNTIQNNNSTRVNTQFNLTSLYNKVPFLKKMLSTNNSQDRSRINSRSQNITNQKETNQKSSVILKSIVKSVFSLKNISFSYTETNGTLLPGFLPQADFFGLNNPLSSSAPTLGFVLGSQNDIRIPAANNNWITSNPDLNNLYTNTFSNNLNIRATVEPISRFKIMLTASRRYTINENEYFRNSPSAIAGSPIFEHVSNSRTGNFNISFLPIKTAFVKDRIDNSSSLFDNFINYRYDIAQRLADGTAFNNNTNSYPDGYGPNSQDVMIPAFLAAYSGVNPNKQFLNKFPSIPMPNWNINFNGFTKVPWIKRSFKNVTMSHSYRSSYSVGSFISNLLFEDQLYDSNNNFISEFQIDQINITEQFAPFFKLDLTMKNSMTTRFEYKQDRTISLSLSNSQITEVKGYEYVFGFGYRVQGVQLMFDGGSGQKQVSSDLDLRADISIRNNKTIIRRIEEESNQPTSGQSLITLKFSADYVVNNRVNLKLFYDQVVTDYVVSSSFPTSNTNVGVSLRFTLM